In Taeniopygia guttata chromosome 7, bTaeGut7.mat, whole genome shotgun sequence, a single window of DNA contains:
- the STEAP3 gene encoding metalloreductase STEAP3 isoform X1: MSRGDMAKPLLGHGSTEGDCSPPPPAGRTVGVLGSGDFARSLAVRLVSSGFRVVVGSRNPKRKASLFPAAAEITFQAEAVKKADVIFVAIFREHYSTLCDLADVLVGKILVDVSNNTEINHHKESNAEYLASLFPACTVVKAFNVVSAWTLQSGARDGNKQVLICSNNQEAKRTIAEIAQTMGFTPVDMGCMSSACEIENIPLRLLPAWKIPVFLALGLFLCFFTYNLIRQVIHPYIREQKNKLYKIPIEVVNTTLPCVSYVMLSLVYLPGVLAACSQLYYGTKYQRFPDWLDQWLQHRKQIGLLSFFCAALHAVYSLCLPMRRSHRYLLIETAVKQAVEKKMTIWVEEEVWRMEIYISVGIIALGLLSLLAITSLPSIANSLNWREFSFIQSSLGFIALVISTLHTLTYGWSRAFDENQYKFYLPPTYTLTLLVPCTVIIAKVIFSLPCIQHRLLRIRRGWEKGRYVKFVLPSATGEFSSGETSSNV; the protein is encoded by the exons ATGTCCAGAGGAGACATGGCCAAGCCTCTGCTGGGCCATGGGAGCACGGAGGGTGACTGCagccccccgccgccggccggcCGCACCGTGGGGGTGCTGGGCAGCGGGGACTTTGCGCGCTCCTTGGCCGTGCGCCTGGTCAGCTCCGGCTTCAGGGTGGTGGTCGGCAGCCGCAACCCGAAGCGCAAGGCCAGCCTCTTCCCCGCTGCAGCAGAGATCACCTTCCAGGCCGAGGCCGTGAAGAAGGCGGATGTCATCTTCGTGGCGATTTTCAGGGAACATTACTCCACCCTCTGTGACCTGGCTGATGTGCTGGTGGGCAAGATCCTGGTGGATGTCAGCAACAACACGGAGATCAACCATCACAAGGAATCCAACGCGGAGTACTTGGCCTCCCTGTTCCCAGCCTGCACCGTGGTGAAGGCGTTTAATGTGGTTTCTGCATGGACGCTGCAGTCGGGTGCCAGGGATGGAAATAAGCAG GTTCTGATCTGCTCAAATAACCAAGAAGCCAAGCGCACCATAGCAGAAATTGCTCAAACCATGGGATTCACTCCTGTGGACATGGGCTGCATGTCATCAGCCTGCGAGATCGAGAACATTCCCCTGCGCCTCTTGCCAGCCTGGAAAATCCCCGTCTTTTTGGCTCTGGggctttttctttgcttcttcaCCTACAACCTGATCCGGCAGGTCATCCACCCTTACATCAGGGAGCAGAAGAACAAGCTGTACAAGATCCCCATCGAGGTGGTCAACACCACGCTGCCGTGCGTGTCCTACGTCATGCTGTCTCTCGTCTACCTGCCCGGGGTGCTGGcagcctgctcccagctctACTACGGCACCAAGTACCAGCGCTTCCCAGACTGGCTGGACCAGTGGCTGCAGCACCGAAAGCAGATCGGTCTCCTCAGCTTCTTCTGCGCAGCCCTGCACGCCGTGTacagcctgtgcctgcccaTGCGCCGCTCCCACCGGTACCTGTTGATCGAGACGGCCGTCAAGCAG GCTGTGGAGAAGAAGATGACAATCTGGGTAGAGGAGGAAGTCTGGAGGATGGAGATTTATATCTCTGTTGGAATAATTGCCCTGGGCTTGCTGTCGTTACTTGCCATCACTTCACTTCCATCCATCGCAAACTCTCTCAACTGGAGGGAATTCAGTTTCATTCAG tCCTCCCTAGGATTTATTGCCTTGGTGATCAGCACTCTGCACACGCTCACCTACGGCTGGTCGAGGGCCTTCGATGAGAACCAGTACAAATTCTACCTGCCCCCAACCTACACCCTCACCCTGCTCGTCCCATGCACTGTGATCATAGCCAAAGTCATCTTCAGTTTGCCCTGCATCCAGCACAGACTGCTGCGAatcaggaggggctgggagaagGGCAGATACGTCAAATTTGTTCTGCCCAGCGCAACGGGGGAATTCTCAAGTGGGGAGACCTCCAGTAATGTCTAA
- the STEAP3 gene encoding metalloreductase STEAP3 isoform X2 — translation MSRGDMAKPLLGHGSTEGDCSPPPPAGRTVGVLGSGDFARSLAVRLVSSGFRVVVGSRNPKRKASLFPAAAEITFQAEAVKKADVIFVAIFREHYSTLCDLADVLVGKILVDVSNNTEINHHKESNAEYLASLFPACTVVKAFNVVSAWTLQSGARDGNKQVLICSNNQEAKRTIAEIAQTMGFTPVDMGCMSSACEIENIPLRLLPAWKIPVFLALGLFLCFFTYNLIRQVIHPYIREQKNKLYKIPIEVVNTTLPCVSYVMLSLVYLPGVLAACSQLYYGTKYQRFPDWLDQWLQHRKQIGLLSFFCAALHAVYSLCLPMRRSHRYLLIETAVKQSSLGFIALVISTLHTLTYGWSRAFDENQYKFYLPPTYTLTLLVPCTVIIAKVIFSLPCIQHRLLRIRRGWEKGRYVKFVLPSATGEFSSGETSSNV, via the exons ATGTCCAGAGGAGACATGGCCAAGCCTCTGCTGGGCCATGGGAGCACGGAGGGTGACTGCagccccccgccgccggccggcCGCACCGTGGGGGTGCTGGGCAGCGGGGACTTTGCGCGCTCCTTGGCCGTGCGCCTGGTCAGCTCCGGCTTCAGGGTGGTGGTCGGCAGCCGCAACCCGAAGCGCAAGGCCAGCCTCTTCCCCGCTGCAGCAGAGATCACCTTCCAGGCCGAGGCCGTGAAGAAGGCGGATGTCATCTTCGTGGCGATTTTCAGGGAACATTACTCCACCCTCTGTGACCTGGCTGATGTGCTGGTGGGCAAGATCCTGGTGGATGTCAGCAACAACACGGAGATCAACCATCACAAGGAATCCAACGCGGAGTACTTGGCCTCCCTGTTCCCAGCCTGCACCGTGGTGAAGGCGTTTAATGTGGTTTCTGCATGGACGCTGCAGTCGGGTGCCAGGGATGGAAATAAGCAG GTTCTGATCTGCTCAAATAACCAAGAAGCCAAGCGCACCATAGCAGAAATTGCTCAAACCATGGGATTCACTCCTGTGGACATGGGCTGCATGTCATCAGCCTGCGAGATCGAGAACATTCCCCTGCGCCTCTTGCCAGCCTGGAAAATCCCCGTCTTTTTGGCTCTGGggctttttctttgcttcttcaCCTACAACCTGATCCGGCAGGTCATCCACCCTTACATCAGGGAGCAGAAGAACAAGCTGTACAAGATCCCCATCGAGGTGGTCAACACCACGCTGCCGTGCGTGTCCTACGTCATGCTGTCTCTCGTCTACCTGCCCGGGGTGCTGGcagcctgctcccagctctACTACGGCACCAAGTACCAGCGCTTCCCAGACTGGCTGGACCAGTGGCTGCAGCACCGAAAGCAGATCGGTCTCCTCAGCTTCTTCTGCGCAGCCCTGCACGCCGTGTacagcctgtgcctgcccaTGCGCCGCTCCCACCGGTACCTGTTGATCGAGACGGCCGTCAAGCAG tCCTCCCTAGGATTTATTGCCTTGGTGATCAGCACTCTGCACACGCTCACCTACGGCTGGTCGAGGGCCTTCGATGAGAACCAGTACAAATTCTACCTGCCCCCAACCTACACCCTCACCCTGCTCGTCCCATGCACTGTGATCATAGCCAAAGTCATCTTCAGTTTGCCCTGCATCCAGCACAGACTGCTGCGAatcaggaggggctgggagaagGGCAGATACGTCAAATTTGTTCTGCCCAGCGCAACGGGGGAATTCTCAAGTGGGGAGACCTCCAGTAATGTCTAA